From Carassius gibelio isolate Cgi1373 ecotype wild population from Czech Republic chromosome B21, carGib1.2-hapl.c, whole genome shotgun sequence, the proteins below share one genomic window:
- the ssh2b gene encoding protein phosphatase Slingshot homolog 2b isoform X3: MTLGGLATSLSTSTECPSTHNGIQILLQSGLVYQDNISRFISESFLTVKGAALFLPRGNGSSSSSSSTCSSRITAQRSKHAGDLQQHLQTMFTLLRPEDNIRLAVRVESAFPQCTRYMVVVSTNGRQDTEESVVLGMDFSPSDSSCSIGMVLPLWSDTRIHLDGDGGFSVSTDNKIHVFKPVSVQAMWSALQSLHKACEVARCHSYFPGSLFLTWVSYYQSRVSSDQACINEWNAMQDVESHRADSPVLFSEVPTERERTERLIKTRLREIMTQKDLENVTSKDIRTELEMQMVCNLREFKEYIDNEMIVILGQMDRPTEIFEHVYLGSEWNASNLEELQNTGVQYILNVTREIDNFFPSLFEYHNIRVYDEEATDLLAYWNDTYKFISRAKKAGAKCLVHCKMGVSRSASTVIAYAMKEYGWDLEQAFEYVKERRAVTKPNPSFMRQLEEYQGILKASKQRHNKLWRSHSDSDLSEHHEPLCKATAAQSLGRSNSRNQTFGQTSPSIQELYLQTLTPTSSSATEAKERTEPDTTSWPDTHIYNGLGNPDDNLHEPTETPSLPRPRAATVLPEVRSDVTSMTIAESVPLGHPHPPAAVRNPPSSPRLFSDAKAKQGLSEQLQVSDLVPLEKSSPKVLSSVSIRSRTPEPCMQTPDSSGLQDLSQQVPNTDCAGLSYSSDEDHHPSATLHRAGLSTTPPLTLSTDRIDFFSAREKFQGLSQEGQIRVTSEQAVLQTPRDKSPSVETKRLLPDNPVKEDEQKKQGNNVPEREQQCLSP; the protein is encoded by the exons ATGACTTTAGGTGGTTTGGCGACTTCTTTAAGCACCTCCACAGAATGCCCGTCTACACACAATGGAATACAAATACTGCTGCAGAGCGGATTAGTGTACCAGGACAACATCAGCcgatt CATCAGTGAAAGCTTCCTAACAGTAAAAGGTGCTGCCCTTTTCCTTCCACGTGGAAAtggctcctcttcctcctcctcctccacctgctccTCCAGAATCACAGCGCAGCGCAGCAAACATGCAG GAGACCTTCAGCAGCACCTACAGACAATGTTCACATTACTGCGGCCAGAGGACAACATCCGTCTG GCTGTGCGGGTGGAGAGTGCTTTCCCACAGTGCACCCGTTACATGGTGGTGGTCTCCACTAATGGCAGACAGGACACAGAAGAGAGTGTGGTGCTGGGCATGGACTTCAGCCCCTCCGACAG TTCCTGTTCCATAGGCATGGTGCTTCCTTTGTGGAGTGACACGCGGATCCACCTGGATGGTGACGG GGGTTTCAGTGTGTCTACAGATAACAAGATACACGTATTCAAGCCTGTATCAGTCCAAGCCATGTG GTCTGCCCTGCAGTCTCTTCATAAAGCCTGTGAAGTGGCCCGCTGTCATAGCTACTTCCCAGGCAGCCTCTTCCTGACCTGGGTGAGTTACTACCAGAGCCGGGTGTCTTCAGATCAGGCCTGCATCAATGAGTGGAACGCCATGCAGGACGTGGAGTCCCACCGAGCAGACTCACCTGTGCTCTTCTCTGAAGT gCCAACTGAGAGAGAAAGAACAGAGAGACTCATCAAGACTCGTTTGAGAGAAATCATGACGCAGAAGGACCTTGAGAACGTCACCTCTAAAGAT ATCCGTACAGAGCTGGAGATGCAGATGGTGTGTAACCTACGGGAATTTAAGGAGTACATTGATAATGAGATGATCGTCATCTTGGGCCAGATGGACAGGCCCACAGAGATTTTTGAGCATGTTTACCTG GGTTCTGAATGGAATGCATCTAATCTGGAAGAGCTGCAAAACACCGG GGTGCAATACATCCTTAATGTGACTCGGGAGATCGATAACTTCTTCCCAAGCCTATTTGAGTACCACAATATCCGGGTTTACGATGAAGAGGCCACAGACTTGCTGGCTTACTGGAATGACACTTATAAATTCATCTCTAGAGCCAA GAAAGCTGGGGCAAAGTGTCTGGTGCATTGTAAGATGGGCGTTAGTCGTTCTGCCTCCACTGTGATTGCGTACGCCATGAAGGAGTACGGCTGGGATCTGGAGCAGGCCTTTGAGTATGTTAAAGAGCGGCGAGCGGTCACCAAACCCAACCCATCATTCATGAGACAGCTGGAGGAGTATCAGGGAATCCTGAAGGCCAG CAAACAGAGACACAATAAATTGTGGCGTTCCCACTCGGATAGTGATCTGTCGGAGCACCACGAGCCACTCTGTAAAGCCACTGCTGCACAATCTCTCGGCCGCTCCAATTCCCGCAACCAGACCTTCGGCCAGACGTCACCCTCAATACAGGAGCTCTACCTGCAGACTCTCACACCCACCTCATCCAGTGCTACTGAAGCTAAGGAGCGGACAGAGCCCGATACAACGTCCTGGCCAGATACCCACATTTACAATGGCCTGGGGAACCCAGACGACAACCTTCATGAACCCACAGAGACGCCTTCCCTCCCCAGACCCAGGGCTGCCACTGTGCTCCCAGAAGTCAGATCCGATGTTACCTCCATGACTATTGCAGAGTCTGTCCCGTTAGGTCATCCTCATCCACCCGCCGCTGTACGTAACCCACCCTCTTCCCCTAGGCTTTTCTCAGATGCAAAGGCCAAGCAAGGTCTCTCTGAGCAGCTTCAGGTATCCGATCTTGTGCCTTTGGAGAAGTCTAGTCCAAAGGTGCTCTCATCTGTGAGCATTAGGAGTAGGACTCCTGAGCCATGCATGCAAACCCCAGACTCTTCAGGGCTGCAGGATCTCAGCCAGCAAGTGCCTAACACGGACTGTGCAGGGCTTAGTTACAGCAGTGATGAAGACCACCACCCCAGTGCTACATTACACAGAGCTGGGCTCTCGACCACCCCTCCCTTGACTCTAAGCACAGACCGCATTGACTTCTTCAGTGCCAGAGAGAAGTTCCAGGGTCTTTCTCAAGAGGGTCAGATCCGTGTGACTTCTGAGCAGGCGGTGCTGCAGACACCTCGGGACAAAAGCC